Proteins encoded in a region of the Populus nigra chromosome 3, ddPopNigr1.1, whole genome shotgun sequence genome:
- the LOC133690345 gene encoding protein ACTIVITY OF BC1 COMPLEX KINASE 1, chloroplastic: MDLIYYPNYTITPSLSSQNPKPRSWIILQRSNFRSSPIRAAAASSYVETTKNGSASTTSGRNVTVKKNDRDSSSAMDQLDIERGVCVPFRKYSPETVRSKVLESRGAISSLMLRGVEIVWNLGLYWSNLAYDFLVGRDEEVVPYRARQLRNLLCDLGPSFIKAGQVLASRPDIIREDYMNELCILQDDVPPFPNQVAFNIIEEELGQPLEAVFSKISPQTIAAASLGQVYRATLRATGEDVAIKVQRPQIEPIIFRDLFLFRTLASFLNGISLQKLGCNAELIVDEFGEKLLEELDYTLEARNIEDFLENFKDDPTVKIPRVYRKLSGSRVLVMEWIDGIRCTNPQAIRDAGIDLNGFLTVGVSAALRQLLEFGLFHGDPHPGNIFAMRDGRIAYVDFGNVAVLSQQNKQILIDAVVHAVNEDYAEMANDFTRLGFLASDTDVAPIIPALEAIWQNSAGKGLADFNFRTVTGKFNQLVYNYPIRIPERFSLVIRSLLTQEGICLTLEPDFKFLEVAYPYIAKRLLTDPNPALRERLIQVLFKGGVFQWKRLENLIVLAKENVAKMSSNPALQVKDIQNSRSLQIEKKLDLTNTIKDGARLFFTDEGIRRQLLLAMTEDSKLHLEELVDVYRLVEDQIDIPSVTREVVRDIPTVIRDLILSWSDSILSDR, from the exons ATGGACTTGATTTACTATCCAAATTACACAATAACCCCTTCCCTTTCCTCTCAAAATCCAAAACCTCGCTCTTGGATTATCCTCCAAAGAAGCAACTTCCGATCATCTCCAATTCgcgctgctgctgcttcttccTATGTCGAAACCACCAAAAACGGCTCCGCTTCAACAACAAGCGGGAGAAAcgtaacagtaaaaaaaaatgacagggACAGCAGCAGCGCCATGGATCAACTCGACATCGAACGCGGCGTTTGCGTGCCGTTTCGCAAGTACTCTCCCGAAACA GTGAGGAGTAAAGTGCTGGAATCGAGAGGGGCAATATCGTCGTTGATGTTGAGAGGAGTGGAGATAGTGTGGAATTTGGGATTGTATTGGTCTAATCTGGCGTATGATTTTTTGGTTGGAAGAGATGAGGAGGTGGTTCCGTATCGTGCTCGGCAGCTTAGGAATTTGTTGTGTGATTTAGGACCTTCTTTCATCAAAGCTGGACAG GTTCTTGCTAGTAGACCTGATATCATTAGAGAGGATTATATGAATGAACTCTGCATCCTCCAAGATGATGTTCCTCCTTTCCCCAATCAG GTTGCTTTCAATATTATAGAAGAGGAGTTGGGGCAACCGCTTGAAGCTGTATTCAGTAAAATTTCACCACAAACCATAGCAGCTGCGAGCTTGGGTCAAGTTTACCGAGCTACCTTACGAGCTACTGGGGAGGATGTTGCAATTAAG GTGCAAAGACCTCAAATAGAGCCTATAATCTTTCGGGATCTTTTTCTCTTTAGAACTCTTGCTTCATTCCTAAATGGAATCAGTTTACAGAAATTGGGATGCAATGCTGAGCTGATAGTAGATGAATTTGGTGAGAAGCTTTTGGAGGAGCTTGATTACACCTTG GAAGCTCGGAATATTGAAGACTTCCTGGAAAACTTCAAAGATGATCCTACTGTTAAAATTCCTCGGGTTTACAGAAAACTTTCTGGTTCACGTGTTTTAGTTATGGAATGGATAGATGGCATTCGATGCACCAACCCACAG GCTATCAGGGATGCTGGTATTGATTTAAATGGATTTTTAACAGTTGGGGTGAGTGCTGCTTTGCGGCAATTATTAGAGTTTGGGTTATTTCATGGAGATCCGCATCCTGGAAATATCTTTGCCATGCGAGATGGACGCATTGCTTATGTGGACTTTGGGAATGTTGCTGTGCTTAGTCAG CAAAATAAGCAGATATTGATTGATGCTGTTGTTCATGCTGTGAACGAGGACTATGCTGAGATGGCAAATGACTTTACCAGGCTTGGGTTCCTAGCTAGTGACACTGATGTTGCTCCTATCATTCCAGCTTTGGAAGCTATTTGGCAGAATTCTGCTGGGAAAGGACTTGCTGATTTTAATTTCAGAACTGTTACAG GGAAATTTAATCAATTGGTTTACAATTATCCCATTCGTATACCAGAGAGGTTTTCCCTTGTTATTCGTTCTTTATTGACTCAAGAGGGCATCTGTCTTACCTTGGAGCcagattttaaatttcttgag GTTGCCTATCCATATATTGCAAAACGCCTCCTTACAGATCCCAATCCAGCACTCCGTGAACGACTCATACAG GTTCTGTTCAAAGGTGGTGTTTTCCAGTGGAAACGGCTTGAAAACCTTATTGTTCTTGCAAAGGAAAACGTAGCCAAGATGAGCAGCAACCCTGCCTTGCAAGTAAAAGACAT CCAAAATTCAAGAAGCTTGCAAATTGAAAAGAAGCTAGATTTGACAAATACCATTAAAGATGGAGCACGTCTCTTCTTTACCGATGAAGGAATTCGGAGGCAGCTGCTTTTGGCTATGACAGAAGACTCAAAACTTCACCTTGAAGAG CTTGTTGATGTATATAGACTGGTTGAAGACCAAATCGATATCCCCTCGGTGACTAGGGAAGTTGTGAGAG ACATTCCAACTGTTATCCGAGATCTCATACTTTCCTGGAGCGACTCAATCTTATCTGACCGATGA